In Bdellovibrionales bacterium, the sequence CAATTTTAAAGGAGGAACCTGAAGAACTTTGCAATTTTTCGAAATCGCGTGACTTTGTAAAATGTGAATCGTGCCCTCACGCTTGTGACCAAACACGAAATCGTAACCCACAACCATCGTCTTCGGCTTAAAAATATCAAAAATAAAACGGTCTAAAAATTCCTTAGCCTTCACTTGAGCCATCGCGGCATCAAATGGAATTACAAAAGTGTAATCAATTCCAAGCTCGGCGAGAAAGCGCATTTGCTCTTTCACTTTAAAAATTCTCTCGACGGAGATTCCGGTCAAGATCTCCACAGGATGAGGATCAAACGTGATCACCGCAAGTGGCCCCGCCGATGCAGTGGCTTTAAGCTCTTGAATCAAGCTCTGATGCCCTCTATGGACTCCATCAAAATTACCGATGGTGAGCCCGGCCACGGATTCACCGACAGCATTTTTTACGTCGTCAATAGATTTGAATATCTTCATATTTTAGTAGGCCAACACCCTGAGTTCATTTATA encodes:
- a CDS encoding bifunctional riboflavin kinase/FAD synthetase; translated protein: MKIFKSIDDVKNAVGESVAGLTIGNFDGVHRGHQSLIQELKATASAGPLAVITFDPHPVEILTGISVERIFKVKEQMRFLAELGIDYTFVIPFDAAMAQVKAKEFLDRFIFDIFKPKTMVVGYDFVFGHKREGTIHILQSHAISKNCKVLQVPPLKLNNEIVSSTAIRECLRAGDIEKANRFLGRTFFIEGQVLKGYQRGRKLGIPTANLGVDRTVIPQSGVYTTRISIDGREYTSVTNIGHNPTFANQQRTIETHILDFDQDIYGKVVRLFFYSRVREEKKFSSLDELKQAITHDIDHSRNYFSQKIK